One window from the genome of Salvia miltiorrhiza cultivar Shanhuang (shh) chromosome 7, IMPLAD_Smil_shh, whole genome shotgun sequence encodes:
- the LOC130996179 gene encoding annexin D5 isoform X1, translated as MATLSVPPVLTSPRDDAMQLYRAFKGFGCDTAAVINILAHRNAMQRALIEQEYRTIYSEELTKRLASELRGDIEQRAILLWMPDPAVRDATVVRKALSGDVIDLKAATEVICSRTSTQIQHFKQIYHQRFHAYLEHDIEYQATGDLKKLLLAYASSPRYEGPEVDRAIAEHDAKSLFKAGEKKLGTDEDTFIRIFAERSRAQLAAVSSAYHSMYGSSLKKAVKSETSGNFELGLLTILQCAENPGKYFAKMLHKAMKGMGTDDSTLTRVIVTRAEIDLQYIKAEYQKKYGKSLNDAVQSETSSHYRAFLLSLLGATPR; from the exons ATGGCGACGTTGAGCGTTCCTCCAGTTTTGACTTCGCCTCGCGATGATGCTATGCAACTCTACCGTGCTTTCAAgg GTTTTGGATGCGACACTGCAGCAGTTATTAATATTCTTGCTCACAGGAATGCAATGCAACGTGCTCTTATCGAGCAAGAGTACAGAACTATATATTCTGAAGAACTTACTAAACGTTTGGCTTCAGAACTTAGGGGTGATATTGAG CAGAGAGCAATTTTGCTTTGGATGCCTGATCCAGCTGTACGTGATGCAACAGTAGTAAGGAAAGCTTTGAGTGGTGATGTCATTGACCTGAAAGCTGCTACTGAAGTCATTTGTTCGCGTACTTcaactcaaattcaacattttaAGCAAATCTACCATCAAAGGTTTCATGCTTATCTTGAGCATGATATTGAATACCAAGCAACTGGTGATCTCAAAAAG TTGCTACTGGCATACGCTAGTTCTCCTCGGTATGAAGGTCCGGAGGTGGACAGGGCAATAGCAGAGCATGATGCTAAGTCTCTCTTTAAAGCTGGGGAGAAGAAGCTTGGAACTGATGAAGACACTTTCATACGCATTTTCGCTGAGCGAAGCCGGGCACAACTGGCTGCTGTTTCTTCTGCTTACCATAGCATGTATGGGAGCTCACTTAAAAAG GCCGTAAAAAGTGAAACATCTGGGAACTTTGAGCTTGGTCTCTTAACTATATTACAGTGTGCTGAAAACCCTGGGAAGTATTTTGCAAAG ATGCTGCACAAGGCAATGAAGGGTATGGGAACCGATGACTCAACCCTTACCAGAGTGATAGTGACGAGAGCAGAGATTGATCTGCAGTATATAAAAGCCGAGTACCAAAAGAAATATGGGAAGTCGCTCAACGATGCAGTGCAATCAGAAACATCAAGCCATTACAGAGCATTCCTTCTGTCTCTTTTAGGCGCCACACCCCGCTAG
- the LOC130996179 gene encoding annexin D5 isoform X2: MATLSVPPVLTSPRDDAMQLYRAFKGFGCDTAAVINILAHRNAMQRALIEQEYRTIYSEELTKRLASELRGDIERAILLWMPDPAVRDATVVRKALSGDVIDLKAATEVICSRTSTQIQHFKQIYHQRFHAYLEHDIEYQATGDLKKLLLAYASSPRYEGPEVDRAIAEHDAKSLFKAGEKKLGTDEDTFIRIFAERSRAQLAAVSSAYHSMYGSSLKKAVKSETSGNFELGLLTILQCAENPGKYFAKMLHKAMKGMGTDDSTLTRVIVTRAEIDLQYIKAEYQKKYGKSLNDAVQSETSSHYRAFLLSLLGATPR; encoded by the exons ATGGCGACGTTGAGCGTTCCTCCAGTTTTGACTTCGCCTCGCGATGATGCTATGCAACTCTACCGTGCTTTCAAgg GTTTTGGATGCGACACTGCAGCAGTTATTAATATTCTTGCTCACAGGAATGCAATGCAACGTGCTCTTATCGAGCAAGAGTACAGAACTATATATTCTGAAGAACTTACTAAACGTTTGGCTTCAGAACTTAGGGGTGATATTGAG AGAGCAATTTTGCTTTGGATGCCTGATCCAGCTGTACGTGATGCAACAGTAGTAAGGAAAGCTTTGAGTGGTGATGTCATTGACCTGAAAGCTGCTACTGAAGTCATTTGTTCGCGTACTTcaactcaaattcaacattttaAGCAAATCTACCATCAAAGGTTTCATGCTTATCTTGAGCATGATATTGAATACCAAGCAACTGGTGATCTCAAAAAG TTGCTACTGGCATACGCTAGTTCTCCTCGGTATGAAGGTCCGGAGGTGGACAGGGCAATAGCAGAGCATGATGCTAAGTCTCTCTTTAAAGCTGGGGAGAAGAAGCTTGGAACTGATGAAGACACTTTCATACGCATTTTCGCTGAGCGAAGCCGGGCACAACTGGCTGCTGTTTCTTCTGCTTACCATAGCATGTATGGGAGCTCACTTAAAAAG GCCGTAAAAAGTGAAACATCTGGGAACTTTGAGCTTGGTCTCTTAACTATATTACAGTGTGCTGAAAACCCTGGGAAGTATTTTGCAAAG ATGCTGCACAAGGCAATGAAGGGTATGGGAACCGATGACTCAACCCTTACCAGAGTGATAGTGACGAGAGCAGAGATTGATCTGCAGTATATAAAAGCCGAGTACCAAAAGAAATATGGGAAGTCGCTCAACGATGCAGTGCAATCAGAAACATCAAGCCATTACAGAGCATTCCTTCTGTCTCTTTTAGGCGCCACACCCCGCTAG
- the LOC130996178 gene encoding histidine kinase 4 isoform X2: protein MGEKRQGCHTVAVRVVNEAVGTKRKHYALLHYCSNRGVLGIWILVMLFVSKMIYDYTDGEQQKKRKEVLVGMCDQRARMLQDQFSVSVNHVHALAILVSTFHFYKNPSAIDQETFAEYTARTAFERPLLSGVAYAQRILNSEREEFERQHGWTIRTMEEEEPSPIRDEYAPVIFSQETVSYIESLDMMSGEEDRENILRARATGKAVLTSPFRLLNSHHLGVVLTFPVYDSKLPPHPTVQERIEATAGYLGGAFDVESLVENLLGQLSGNQGIAVNVYDVTNSSDPLIMYGHQSLESDMSLKHVSRLDFGDPFRRHEMICGYLQEAPTSWIELTTSFFVFVIGILIGYMIYSAAIHIVKVEDDFDKMQELKVQAEAADVAKSQFLATVSHEIRTPMNGILGMLQLLQDTELSSTQKDFAQTAQACGEALITLINEVLDRAKIEARKLELEAVPFDLRSILDDVLSLFSEKSRQKGVELAVFVSDKVPEVVVGDPGRFRQVITNLVGNSVKFTEQGHIFVQVLLAAQAKSVMDLKPGSCMNGESECTVQSCVRQYNTLSGRQAADDRSSWETYKYLDEESGDASRTVMNGDASHGVALMVCVEDTGIGIPEHAQKRVFTPFMQADSSTSRNYGGTGIGLSISKCLVELMGGQMDFKSRPQIGSTFFFTVEFRSCENSSVIDLKKSFPDDLPNAFKGIKALIVDGKPVRAAVTKYHLKRLGIQAQTVSSIAKAVAVFGKYGSLISRDEKPPDVLLVEKDSWISGEEDDTMQLSSWRKNGHSYKLPKMVLLATNITVAECEKAKAAGFEDTVIMKPLRASMVAVCLQQVLGIGRKSQHGKDILNRTIAKSGLLSGKKLLVVDDNVVNRRVAAGALKKFGAEVFCAASGQEALKLLQIPHEFSACFMDIQMPEMDGFQATTLIREMERRANGGGTRKGEWHIPILAMTADVIHATLEKCLQIGMDGYVSKPFQEKSLYEAVAKFFEPKATVNTEQLP, encoded by the exons ATGGGTGAGAAAAGGCAAGGGTGCCACACGGTGGCTGTGAGGGTGGTGAATGAAGCAGTGGGGACTAAGAGAAAGCATTATGCTCTGCTACATTACTGTTCGAATCGTGGGGTTTTGGGAATCTGGATCTTGGTGATGTTGTTTGTGAGTAAAATGATCTATGATTATACGGATGGTGAGCAGCAGAAGAAGAGGAAGGAAGTTCTTGTAGGCATGTGTGATCAGAGGGCTAGGATGTTACAGGATCAATTTAGTGTTAGTGTTAATCATGTTCATGCCCTTGCCATCCTCGTCTCCACTTTTCACTTTTACAAGAATCCCTCTGCAATTGATCAG GAAACCTTTGCAGAATACACAGCTAGAACAGCTTTTGAGAGGCCATTATTGAGCGGGGTGGCCTATGCTCAGAGGATTCTAAATTCTGAGCGGGAAGAATTCGAGAGGCAGCATGGATGGACAATTAGAACAATGGAGGAAGAAGAGCCTTCCCCGATTAGGGATGAGTATGCTCCGGTGATATTCTCTCAAGAAACTGTATCCTACATTGAATCACTTGATATGATGTCAGGGGAG GAGGACCGTGAAAACATACTGAGGGCTCGGGCTACTGGTAAAGCAGTCCTTACTAGCCCATTTAGGTTGTTAAACTCACATCATCTTGGGGTTGTTTTGACCTTTCCGGTTTACGATTCCAAGCTTCCCCCTCACCCGACTGTGCAAGAGCGCATTGAAGCAACAGCAGG GTACCTAGGTGGAGCCTTCGATGTCGAGTCCCTTGTTGAGAATCTACTTGGACAACTTTCTGGGAACCAGGGAATTGCCGTTAATGTATACGATGTTACCAACTCTTCTGATCCTCTGATCATGTATGGCCATCAATCCCTAGAAAGTGATATGTCACTTAAGCATGTGAGCAGGCTTGACTTCGGAGATCCATTCCGCAGACATGAGATGATATGTGG GTACCTTCAAGAGGCTCCAACATCATGGATTGAGCTAACAACATCATTCTTTGTCTTTGTGATTGGCATCTTAATTGGGTATATGATATATAGCGCCGCAATTCACATTGTTAAAGTTGAAGATGATTTTGATAAAATGCAGGAACTGAAAGTTCAAGCGGAAGCTGCAGATGTAGCCAAATCTCAG TTTTTGGCTACTGTTTCTCACGAAATAAGAACTCCCATGAACGGAATCCTAG GAATGCTACAGTTGCTACAGGACACAGAGCTGAGTTCAACGCAAAAGGACTTTGCTCAAACAGCTCAAGCTTGTGGAGAAGCACTGATAACCTTGATAAATGAAGTGCTTGACAGAGCGAAGATTGAAGCTCGCAAGTTGGAGCTTGAGGCCGTCCCATTTGACCTTAGGTCAATTTTAGATGATGTTTTGTCCTTGTTCTCCGAGAAATCAAGGCAAAAGGGTGTCGAG TTGGCTGTTTTTGTATCAGATAAAGTACCTGAAGTTGTTGTGGGGGATCCCGGAAGATTTAGGCAGGTCATTACCAATCTTGTGGGGAACTCAGTAAAA TTCACTGAGCAAGGACATATATTTGTTCAAGTCCTCTTGGCTGCACAAGCAAAGTCAGTTATGGATTTGAAGCCTGGAAGCTGCATGAATGGAGAATCTGAGTGCACAGTGCAATCTTGCGTTCGACAGTACAATACACTGAGTGGCAGACAAGCTGCCGATGACCGGAGCAGCTGGGAGACCTATAAATATTTAGATGAAGAATCCGGTGATGCTTCGAGAACTGTGATGAATGGTGATGCTTCTCACGGTGTTGCCTTGATGGTATGTGTTGAAGATACCGGAATCGGTATCCCCGAACATGCACAAAAGCGGGTGTTCACGCCATTTATGCAGGCGGACAGTTCAACTTCTAGAAATTATGGAGGAACTGGTATTGGGTTGAGCATTAGTAAGTGTCTTGTTGAGCTAATGGGTGGTCAAATGGACTTCAAAAGCCGTCCTCAAATAGGAAGCACATTCTTTTTCACTGTTGAATTTCGAAGCTGTGAGAATAGTTCGGTTATAGATCTGAAGAAATCTTTCCCTGATGACCTGCCTAATGCGTTTAAAGGGATAAAAGCACTTATAGTTGATGGCAAACCGGTTAGAGCCGCTGTGACGAAGTACCACTTGAAGCGACTTGGTATTCAGGCTCAAACTGTTAGTAGCATTGCAAAAGCAGTTGCTGTTTTTGGAAAATATGGCTCCCTGATTTCTAG AGATGAAAAGCCGCCAGATGTATTACTAGTTGAAAAGGATTCCTGGATTTCCGGTGAAGAAGATGACACTATGCAGTTATCTAGCTGGAGAAAAAACGGCCACTCGTATAAACTCCCAAAGATGGTCCTTCTTGCAACTAACATCACAGTTGCCGAGTGTGAGAAAGCTAAGGCGGCTGGATTTGAAGATACCGTCATCATGAAACCTCTGAGAGCGAGTATGGTGGCTGTGTGCTTGCAGCAGGTATTGGGAATCGGCAGAAAAAGCCAGCACGGAAAAGACATACTGAACAGAACTATCGCTAAATCTGGCTTGCTATCTGGCAAGAAGTTGTTGGTGGTCGATGATAACGTTGTGAACCGTAGAGTTGCTGCCGGCGCCTTGAAAAAATTCGGTGCAGAAGTGTTCTGTGCTGCGAGTGGTCAAGAGGCTCTAAAATTGCTCCAAATACCACACGAGTTCAGTGCTTGCTTCATGGATATTCAGATGCCTGAAATGGACGG GTTTCAGGCGACTACTCTTATTCGGGAGATGGAGCGTAGAGCAAACGGAGGAGGAACGCGGAAGGGGGAGTGGCATATCCCGATATTGGCGATGACAGCTGATGTTATACATGCCACGTTAGAGAAATGTTTGCAAATCGGCATGGATGGGTACGTGTCGAAGCCTTTCCAGGAAAAGAGTCTTTACGAGGCTGTGGCGAAGTTCTTCGAACCAAAGGCAACCGTAAACACAGAGCAACTTCCTTGA
- the LOC130996178 gene encoding histidine kinase 4 isoform X1 yields the protein MGEKRQGCHTVAVRVVNEAVGTKRKHYALLHYCSNRGVLGIWILVMLFVSKMIYDYTDGEQQKKRKEVLVGMCDQRARMLQDQFSVSVNHVHALAILVSTFHFYKNPSAIDQETFAEYTARTAFERPLLSGVAYAQRILNSEREEFERQHGWTIRTMEEEEPSPIRDEYAPVIFSQETVSYIESLDMMSGEFLLSTQEDRENILRARATGKAVLTSPFRLLNSHHLGVVLTFPVYDSKLPPHPTVQERIEATAGYLGGAFDVESLVENLLGQLSGNQGIAVNVYDVTNSSDPLIMYGHQSLESDMSLKHVSRLDFGDPFRRHEMICGYLQEAPTSWIELTTSFFVFVIGILIGYMIYSAAIHIVKVEDDFDKMQELKVQAEAADVAKSQFLATVSHEIRTPMNGILGMLQLLQDTELSSTQKDFAQTAQACGEALITLINEVLDRAKIEARKLELEAVPFDLRSILDDVLSLFSEKSRQKGVELAVFVSDKVPEVVVGDPGRFRQVITNLVGNSVKFTEQGHIFVQVLLAAQAKSVMDLKPGSCMNGESECTVQSCVRQYNTLSGRQAADDRSSWETYKYLDEESGDASRTVMNGDASHGVALMVCVEDTGIGIPEHAQKRVFTPFMQADSSTSRNYGGTGIGLSISKCLVELMGGQMDFKSRPQIGSTFFFTVEFRSCENSSVIDLKKSFPDDLPNAFKGIKALIVDGKPVRAAVTKYHLKRLGIQAQTVSSIAKAVAVFGKYGSLISRDEKPPDVLLVEKDSWISGEEDDTMQLSSWRKNGHSYKLPKMVLLATNITVAECEKAKAAGFEDTVIMKPLRASMVAVCLQQVLGIGRKSQHGKDILNRTIAKSGLLSGKKLLVVDDNVVNRRVAAGALKKFGAEVFCAASGQEALKLLQIPHEFSACFMDIQMPEMDGFQATTLIREMERRANGGGTRKGEWHIPILAMTADVIHATLEKCLQIGMDGYVSKPFQEKSLYEAVAKFFEPKATVNTEQLP from the exons ATGGGTGAGAAAAGGCAAGGGTGCCACACGGTGGCTGTGAGGGTGGTGAATGAAGCAGTGGGGACTAAGAGAAAGCATTATGCTCTGCTACATTACTGTTCGAATCGTGGGGTTTTGGGAATCTGGATCTTGGTGATGTTGTTTGTGAGTAAAATGATCTATGATTATACGGATGGTGAGCAGCAGAAGAAGAGGAAGGAAGTTCTTGTAGGCATGTGTGATCAGAGGGCTAGGATGTTACAGGATCAATTTAGTGTTAGTGTTAATCATGTTCATGCCCTTGCCATCCTCGTCTCCACTTTTCACTTTTACAAGAATCCCTCTGCAATTGATCAG GAAACCTTTGCAGAATACACAGCTAGAACAGCTTTTGAGAGGCCATTATTGAGCGGGGTGGCCTATGCTCAGAGGATTCTAAATTCTGAGCGGGAAGAATTCGAGAGGCAGCATGGATGGACAATTAGAACAATGGAGGAAGAAGAGCCTTCCCCGATTAGGGATGAGTATGCTCCGGTGATATTCTCTCAAGAAACTGTATCCTACATTGAATCACTTGATATGATGTCAGGGGAG TTCCTTTTGTCAACACAGGAGGACCGTGAAAACATACTGAGGGCTCGGGCTACTGGTAAAGCAGTCCTTACTAGCCCATTTAGGTTGTTAAACTCACATCATCTTGGGGTTGTTTTGACCTTTCCGGTTTACGATTCCAAGCTTCCCCCTCACCCGACTGTGCAAGAGCGCATTGAAGCAACAGCAGG GTACCTAGGTGGAGCCTTCGATGTCGAGTCCCTTGTTGAGAATCTACTTGGACAACTTTCTGGGAACCAGGGAATTGCCGTTAATGTATACGATGTTACCAACTCTTCTGATCCTCTGATCATGTATGGCCATCAATCCCTAGAAAGTGATATGTCACTTAAGCATGTGAGCAGGCTTGACTTCGGAGATCCATTCCGCAGACATGAGATGATATGTGG GTACCTTCAAGAGGCTCCAACATCATGGATTGAGCTAACAACATCATTCTTTGTCTTTGTGATTGGCATCTTAATTGGGTATATGATATATAGCGCCGCAATTCACATTGTTAAAGTTGAAGATGATTTTGATAAAATGCAGGAACTGAAAGTTCAAGCGGAAGCTGCAGATGTAGCCAAATCTCAG TTTTTGGCTACTGTTTCTCACGAAATAAGAACTCCCATGAACGGAATCCTAG GAATGCTACAGTTGCTACAGGACACAGAGCTGAGTTCAACGCAAAAGGACTTTGCTCAAACAGCTCAAGCTTGTGGAGAAGCACTGATAACCTTGATAAATGAAGTGCTTGACAGAGCGAAGATTGAAGCTCGCAAGTTGGAGCTTGAGGCCGTCCCATTTGACCTTAGGTCAATTTTAGATGATGTTTTGTCCTTGTTCTCCGAGAAATCAAGGCAAAAGGGTGTCGAG TTGGCTGTTTTTGTATCAGATAAAGTACCTGAAGTTGTTGTGGGGGATCCCGGAAGATTTAGGCAGGTCATTACCAATCTTGTGGGGAACTCAGTAAAA TTCACTGAGCAAGGACATATATTTGTTCAAGTCCTCTTGGCTGCACAAGCAAAGTCAGTTATGGATTTGAAGCCTGGAAGCTGCATGAATGGAGAATCTGAGTGCACAGTGCAATCTTGCGTTCGACAGTACAATACACTGAGTGGCAGACAAGCTGCCGATGACCGGAGCAGCTGGGAGACCTATAAATATTTAGATGAAGAATCCGGTGATGCTTCGAGAACTGTGATGAATGGTGATGCTTCTCACGGTGTTGCCTTGATGGTATGTGTTGAAGATACCGGAATCGGTATCCCCGAACATGCACAAAAGCGGGTGTTCACGCCATTTATGCAGGCGGACAGTTCAACTTCTAGAAATTATGGAGGAACTGGTATTGGGTTGAGCATTAGTAAGTGTCTTGTTGAGCTAATGGGTGGTCAAATGGACTTCAAAAGCCGTCCTCAAATAGGAAGCACATTCTTTTTCACTGTTGAATTTCGAAGCTGTGAGAATAGTTCGGTTATAGATCTGAAGAAATCTTTCCCTGATGACCTGCCTAATGCGTTTAAAGGGATAAAAGCACTTATAGTTGATGGCAAACCGGTTAGAGCCGCTGTGACGAAGTACCACTTGAAGCGACTTGGTATTCAGGCTCAAACTGTTAGTAGCATTGCAAAAGCAGTTGCTGTTTTTGGAAAATATGGCTCCCTGATTTCTAG AGATGAAAAGCCGCCAGATGTATTACTAGTTGAAAAGGATTCCTGGATTTCCGGTGAAGAAGATGACACTATGCAGTTATCTAGCTGGAGAAAAAACGGCCACTCGTATAAACTCCCAAAGATGGTCCTTCTTGCAACTAACATCACAGTTGCCGAGTGTGAGAAAGCTAAGGCGGCTGGATTTGAAGATACCGTCATCATGAAACCTCTGAGAGCGAGTATGGTGGCTGTGTGCTTGCAGCAGGTATTGGGAATCGGCAGAAAAAGCCAGCACGGAAAAGACATACTGAACAGAACTATCGCTAAATCTGGCTTGCTATCTGGCAAGAAGTTGTTGGTGGTCGATGATAACGTTGTGAACCGTAGAGTTGCTGCCGGCGCCTTGAAAAAATTCGGTGCAGAAGTGTTCTGTGCTGCGAGTGGTCAAGAGGCTCTAAAATTGCTCCAAATACCACACGAGTTCAGTGCTTGCTTCATGGATATTCAGATGCCTGAAATGGACGG GTTTCAGGCGACTACTCTTATTCGGGAGATGGAGCGTAGAGCAAACGGAGGAGGAACGCGGAAGGGGGAGTGGCATATCCCGATATTGGCGATGACAGCTGATGTTATACATGCCACGTTAGAGAAATGTTTGCAAATCGGCATGGATGGGTACGTGTCGAAGCCTTTCCAGGAAAAGAGTCTTTACGAGGCTGTGGCGAAGTTCTTCGAACCAAAGGCAACCGTAAACACAGAGCAACTTCCTTGA